One genomic region from Alkalispirochaeta americana encodes:
- the tnpA gene encoding IS66 family insertion sequence element accessory protein TnpA, which produces MTRKERDAYRRSVVHQYRESGMTRKAFCAENGVALSSMDLWK; this is translated from the coding sequence ATGACCAGAAAAGAACGAGACGCATACCGACGCAGCGTCGTCCATCAGTACCGGGAAAGCGGGATGACCCGCAAAGCTTTTTGTGCGGAAAACGGAGTGGCCCTGAGCTCAATGGATCTCTGGAAGTGA